CATCGAGTCCTGCAGATAGGTGTCGACACCGTTGACGTTGACCTTGACCGCCTCGGTGTCGCTGCCGAAACCCGTGGGGCAGGTGACGGTCCTGGTGGTCAGCGGGAGCGGCAGGCTCTTCAGCCCCTGCGCGCGTGCGTACTCCATGGTGGTCCACTGCACGGTGTCCTGCAGATCGGCGACCAGGGTGTACCAGGGAGAGCGCAGGGCGGTGACGAAGGCACGGGGGTCGTTGCTGTCGAAGGTGGCCGGCGGGGTCAGGGTCGGCTGCGGGGTCACAAGCTGCGTCATGGGGGTCTCTCTCCAGACGTGCGGACTAGGCGTGCGGGTGCGCTGCGGGAGGGATGTTCTGGTTGCCGGCCAGGACGTTGTCCGGGTCGTAGCGGCGCTTGAGGGCGGCGAGGCGTTCGTAGCGGGCGGCGCCGTAGACCTCGGCCACCCGGCCGGGCCGCTCGTCCTGCAGGTAGTTGACGTAGGCGCCGCCGTACTGCCACTCGGCGAGCCGCGCGGTGCCCTGCCGGCTCCAGGCCGCGTTCGCCTCGTCGTCCGCCCGGTCGGTCCACTGGGCCGACACCGTGCAGATGTAGGGCGCGTCCCGGCGGGGGAAGGCGGACTCGGCGTCCGGCACGTCCCCGATGGCGCCGCGCAGGTACTCGAAGTCGACGGAGGACAGCGCCGACGGCATCTCCTGTGCGGTGTCGGCCAGTTGGGCGACCGCGCCCTCGGTCAGGTCGGTGAGGTAGCAGGACTTGGTGAAGTAGCGGTGGCCGTGCGGCTCGCCGTGGTCGCCGAGGGCCTGCAGTTGCGCGTACGACAGCACGCGGGAGTCGGTGGCGTCGGGCGCCGCCGCGGAGAACAGCGGCGCGGTGTGCCGGGGGCCGTCGGCCGGGTCGCCGAACCAGACGGCGGTCAGGAAGAGCGCGGGCCGGCCGCGCAGCCGCTCCGGGATCCAGGAGTGCGCTCCGGCCTGCTTGAGCGCGGCGGTGGCGTGCAGGTCGGGGCCCTGCGCCACGGCGAACTCCCGGTAGCGGGCGAGCGCCTCGGGCACGTCCGCCAGCGGGTGGACGCCCGTGTGGTAGTGCACGGGACCGACCGGGCGCAGGCGCAGCGTGAAGCGGGTGACGATGCCGAGGTTGCCGCCACCGCCGCGCAGGCCCCACAGCAGTTCGGCGTGCTGGTCCTCGGTGGCCTCCACGATCGTGCCGTCGGCCAGCACCACTTCGGCCGCGAGGAGATGATCGCAGGTCAGGCCCCATTTGCGGGCGAGCCATCCGTAGCCCCCGCCGAGGGTCAGTCCACCGAGGCCGGTGTGCGCGACCACCCCCGAGGGGCACACCAGGCCGTGGGCGAGGGTGGCGGCGTCGACGTCGCGCAGCAGGCAGCCGCCCTGCGCCCGGACGAGGTGCGCGCCGGGGTCGACCTCGACCGCGTTCAGCAGCGACAGGTCGATCATGACCGCATCGTCGGCGACGGCGGTGCCGGCGACGTTGTGGCCGCCGCCGCGCACGGTCACCGCGAGGCCGGCCGCGGTGGCGTACCGCAGGGCGGCGCTGACGTCCGCGGCGCTGGTGCAACGGGCGATCAGCCGCGGCCGGCGGTCGTGCATGCCGTTCCACACCGCGCGCACCTCGTCGTACGCCGTGTCGTCGGGGCCCACCAGGGGGCCCTGGAAGTGGTGGCGCAGAAACTGCTCGGCGGAGTTTCGGGACGCCGGGTCCAACAGGTCAGTCATGGGAGTTCGTTGCCTTCCGGTCGGTCGGTGGCCTGCCGTGTCGGGCGAGCAGTTCGGCGGTGACGATGTCGGCGATGTGCCGGCGCGGTGCGGGGTCCATCGCCTCTTCGTGGCGGCATCGCAGGTCGTGCCGGTCGAGGGCGTCGACGTAGGGGGCCCAGGCCGCGGGGTCGGGGCGCGCCGCGCCGCGTCCCTCGGTCGCGGTGAAGTAGACGGTGCGTCCGTGGACCCGGTGGGGCCGGTGGGCGGCCACCAGCCGGCTGCTGTTGACGCCCACGGCGACCAGCCGGTCGAAGGCGGCCTGCTCCAGGCCCAGTTGCCGCTGTGCGGCGCGGCGGAGGGCGGTCAGTGCGGCGCCGGGGTCGGCGGCGACGGCCGCCTCGTCGACCGCGGCGGGCACCAGAGTGGCCAGCAGACCGAACTCGTCCCACTGCTCGGGCGTCGCGAACGAGGGGCAGGGCCAGACCTCGCCGGGGTAGGCGTCGACGAGGACGAGGAGGCCGATGGCGGCGCCGTCCCGCTGCAGCCGGCCGGCCAGCGCATGGGCGATGTTGCCGCCGAGCGACCAGCCGAGCAGCCGGTAGGGGCCTTCGGGCTGGACCCGGCGGATCTCCGTCAGCATCCGGTCGAGCATCTCGTCCAGGTCCCGCGGGAGCGCGCTGTGCTCGGCCAGGCCGGGTGCCTGCAGGCCGTAGAGGGCGAGGCCGTCCGGCAGGTGCGGGACGAGGCCCGCATAGCTCCAGGCGAGTCCGGTCGCGGGGTGGACGCAGAACAGCGGACGCGGGTCGGTGCCGGTGCGCAGCGCCAGCAGCACCTCGTGGTCGTCCGGTTCACCGGTCCGCCCGAGCGCGTCCAGGATCCCGGCGACGGTGGGGGCGTCGAACAGGGTGCGGATGGTGACCCGTACGCCCAGCACCGCGCGGATCCGGCTCAGCAGCCGCATCGCGAGCAGGGAGTGCCCGCCCAGGTCGAAGAAGCTGTCCTCGACGCCGACCCGGGGCACCCCGAGCACCTCGGCGAACACGTCGCACAGTAGGGCCTCCTGGGGAGTCCCGGGCGGTGTGCCGGGGGCCGTGGCCCCGGGGTCCGGGACCGGCAGGGCGCGCCGGTCCAGCTTGCCGTTGGGGGTGAGCGGGAGTTCGGCCAGCTCCACGAAGAGCGAGGGGACCATGTACTCGGGCAGCGCCCGGGCGGTCCGCCGGCGCAGCGCGGCGATGTCCAGCCCGGCGCCGTCGGCCGGCACCGCATAGGCCACCAGCCGTTTGTCGCCGGGGCGGTCCTCGCGGGCCAGCACCACCGCCTGACGCACCTGCGGGTCCCGCTCCAGGACCGCCTGGACCTCGCCCGGCTCGATCCGGTAGCCGCGGATCTTGACCTGGTGGTCGATGCGGCCCAGGAACTCCAGCTCGCCGCCGGTGTTCCAGCGCACCAGGTCGCCGGTGCGGTACATCCGCTCACCGGGCGCGCCGTACGGGTTCGCCACGAACCGCCGCGCGGTCACCCCGGCCCGGCCGGCGTAGCCGCGCGCCAGGCCCGCTCCCCCGACGCAGAGCTCGCCGGGCGTGCCGGCCGGCACCAGCTGCAGGTGGCCGTCGACCACGTAGGCCTGCATGTTGCGCAGCAGCCGGCCGATCGGGGCCCGGCTGCGGCGGAAGGCGTCGCCCGCCTCGATGACGGAGATCGACACGTCGTCCGAACACTCGGCGGGGCCGTAGACGTTGGCGAGCGGGATGTGCGGGTGCCGGGCGAACCAGCGGTCGACGAGGTCGGGCGGCAGCTCCTCGCCGTGCACCAGCATCCACCGCAGCCCCTTGAACAGGCCGACGGTGCTGTCGTCGAGGTCCCACATGTCGAGGACCGCGCGCAGCACCTGCGGCACGATCTGCAGCACGGTGATGTCCTCGTCGGCGACGCAGCGGGCGAGCAGCAGCGGATCGCGGGTGGTGTCCTCGTCGAGGACGTGCACCCGCCCGCCGACCAGGGACATCGTCAGGGCCTGCCAGACGGCGACGTCGAAGGTGAGCGGCGCGTTGAAGGCCATCGTGTCGTGCGCGTCGAGACCGTAGAGCTCGGCCACGGCGAGCAGATGGTTCGACAGGCCGCGGTGCGGCACCAGGACGCCCTTGGGCCGCCCGGTCGAGCCGGAGGTGAACACCGCGTACGCGAGCAGGGCGGGGCGGTCCGCGAGGTCCGGCCGGTGCCAGGCACGCGTCGTGTCGGGTGCGCCGCCGGCCGGGACCACGGTGATCCCGCCGGGGCCGGAGGTGGTGAGCTCCCGCGCGCGGGCGCCGAGTTCCGGGGCGGCCACCAGGTAGCGCGCGGCGCTGTCCGTGAGCATCTGCCGGGCCCGGTCGGCGGGCAGGCCGCCGTCCAGGGCCAGATATCCGCTGCCGGCGCCGAGCACGCCGAGCGCGGTGGTGACGAACCAGGCGCTGCGGTCGGAGAGGATCGCGGTCAGCTCGTCCGGGCCGGCGCCCGCCGCTGCCAGGGCGCGGGAGAGGCGGTCGATGCCGTCCGCGAGGTCCCGGTAGGTGTGGCGGACGCTTCCGTCGGACACGGCGACCGCGTCCGGCCGCTCGTCCGCCCAGCGGCGGATGCGCCGGCCGAGGTCGACCGGTGTCTCGGGCCGGTTCGGGCCGTTCCACTCCACGAGCAGGCGGTGGCGTTCGGCGGCGGACAGGACGGGCACCTCGCGGATGCGCAGCGCCGGGTCGGCGGCGAACGTCTCCAGGAGCCGGACCAGCCGGTCGGCCATGGCCTGGACGGTCGCCTCGTCGAACAGGTCCGTGGCGTATTCGAGGACGGCACCGAGTCCGGCGGGCCGGCCGTCCGGGTGGCGCCGGTCGTCGAAGTCGACGGAGAGGCTGAACTTCGCGGTGCCGGTGGTCTCGCGCAGCGCCTCCACCCCGATGCCGGGCAGCCGCAGCGCCTCGCCGGGCCGCCCCTCGTTCAGCGCCAGCAGCACCTGGAACAGGGGGTGCCGGTGCGGCGCGCGCCGGGGGTTGAGCACCTCGACGAGCCGGTCGAAGGGGACGTCCTGATGGGCGTAGGCGTCGAAGTCGCTCGCGCGGACCCGGTGCAGCAGCTCGGCGAAGGTGGGGTTGCCGGAGGTGTCGGTGCGCAGCACGAGGGTGTTGACGAAGAAGCCGACCAGGTCGTCCAGGGCCGCGTCGGACCGTCCGGCCACCGGGGTGCCGAAGGGGATGTCGGTGCCGGCCCCGGAGCGGGTGAGCAGCACCGCGACGGCGGCCTGCAGCACCATGAACAGGGTGCACCCGTGCTCCCTGGCGACCTCCAGGAGACGTGCGTGCAGCTCGGGATCCACCGTGCGGTCGACGGTGGCACCCCGGAAGGTGTCGGCACCGGGCAGCCGCACCCGGTCGGACGGCAGCGGCACTTCCTCCGGCAGGTCCGCCAACTGTTGCTGCCAGTAAGCGAGCTGACTGTTGATCAGGCTGTCGGGGTCGTCGTCGGCGCCGAGCAGCTCCCGCTGCCACAGGGTGTAGTCGCGGTACTGGACCGGCAGCGGCTCCCAGTCCGGTGCGCGTCCGTCGCACCGTGCGCCGTAGGCGGTCGACAGGTCGCGCAGCAGCGGGGTCAGGGACCAGCCGTCGCACACCACGTGGTGCATGACCAGGGCGAGCACCTGGTCGTCGGCCGCCACCCGCAGCAGCCAGGCCCGGACCGGCAGGTCGGCCCCCAGGTCGAAGGGGCGCCGCACCACCTCGTGCAGGTCCGCGTCGAGGCGGTCCGCCTCGCTGTCCAGGAGGGTCAGCACCTCACCGGTCTCCTCCGGCGGCAGAACGCGCTGATGGGGCTCGCCGTCGGCCTCCCCGAACACGGTGCGCAGGCTCTCGTGGCGGCCGACGACATCGGCGACGGCCGCCCGCAGCGCGGGCACGTCCAGGGCACCGCGCAGCCGCACGACCACCGGCACGTTGTAGGTCGAGCTCGGCCCTTCCAGCCGGTT
This portion of the Streptomyces caniferus genome encodes:
- a CDS encoding FAD-binding oxidoreductase; protein product: MTDLLDPASRNSAEQFLRHHFQGPLVGPDDTAYDEVRAVWNGMHDRRPRLIARCTSAADVSAALRYATAAGLAVTVRGGGHNVAGTAVADDAVMIDLSLLNAVEVDPGAHLVRAQGGCLLRDVDAATLAHGLVCPSGVVAHTGLGGLTLGGGYGWLARKWGLTCDHLLAAEVVLADGTIVEATEDQHAELLWGLRGGGGNLGIVTRFTLRLRPVGPVHYHTGVHPLADVPEALARYREFAVAQGPDLHATAALKQAGAHSWIPERLRGRPALFLTAVWFGDPADGPRHTAPLFSAAAPDATDSRVLSYAQLQALGDHGEPHGHRYFTKSCYLTDLTEGAVAQLADTAQEMPSALSSVDFEYLRGAIGDVPDAESAFPRRDAPYICTVSAQWTDRADDEANAAWSRQGTARLAEWQYGGAYVNYLQDERPGRVAEVYGAARYERLAALKRRYDPDNVLAGNQNIPPAAHPHA
- a CDS encoding non-ribosomal peptide synthetase is translated as MFPLSFAQQGLWFLNRLEGPSSTYNVPVVVRLRGALDVPALRAAVADVVGRHESLRTVFGEADGEPHQRVLPPEETGEVLTLLDSEADRLDADLHEVVRRPFDLGADLPVRAWLLRVAADDQVLALVMHHVVCDGWSLTPLLRDLSTAYGARCDGRAPDWEPLPVQYRDYTLWQRELLGADDDPDSLINSQLAYWQQQLADLPEEVPLPSDRVRLPGADTFRGATVDRTVDPELHARLLEVAREHGCTLFMVLQAAVAVLLTRSGAGTDIPFGTPVAGRSDAALDDLVGFFVNTLVLRTDTSGNPTFAELLHRVRASDFDAYAHQDVPFDRLVEVLNPRRAPHRHPLFQVLLALNEGRPGEALRLPGIGVEALRETTGTAKFSLSVDFDDRRHPDGRPAGLGAVLEYATDLFDEATVQAMADRLVRLLETFAADPALRIREVPVLSAAERHRLLVEWNGPNRPETPVDLGRRIRRWADERPDAVAVSDGSVRHTYRDLADGIDRLSRALAAAGAGPDELTAILSDRSAWFVTTALGVLGAGSGYLALDGGLPADRARQMLTDSAARYLVAAPELGARARELTTSGPGGITVVPAGGAPDTTRAWHRPDLADRPALLAYAVFTSGSTGRPKGVLVPHRGLSNHLLAVAELYGLDAHDTMAFNAPLTFDVAVWQALTMSLVGGRVHVLDEDTTRDPLLLARCVADEDITVLQIVPQVLRAVLDMWDLDDSTVGLFKGLRWMLVHGEELPPDLVDRWFARHPHIPLANVYGPAECSDDVSISVIEAGDAFRRSRAPIGRLLRNMQAYVVDGHLQLVPAGTPGELCVGGAGLARGYAGRAGVTARRFVANPYGAPGERMYRTGDLVRWNTGGELEFLGRIDHQVKIRGYRIEPGEVQAVLERDPQVRQAVVLAREDRPGDKRLVAYAVPADGAGLDIAALRRRTARALPEYMVPSLFVELAELPLTPNGKLDRRALPVPDPGATAPGTPPGTPQEALLCDVFAEVLGVPRVGVEDSFFDLGGHSLLAMRLLSRIRAVLGVRVTIRTLFDAPTVAGILDALGRTGEPDDHEVLLALRTGTDPRPLFCVHPATGLAWSYAGLVPHLPDGLALYGLQAPGLAEHSALPRDLDEMLDRMLTEIRRVQPEGPYRLLGWSLGGNIAHALAGRLQRDGAAIGLLVLVDAYPGEVWPCPSFATPEQWDEFGLLATLVPAAVDEAAVAADPGAALTALRRAAQRQLGLEQAAFDRLVAVGVNSSRLVAAHRPHRVHGRTVYFTATEGRGAARPDPAAWAPYVDALDRHDLRCRHEEAMDPAPRRHIADIVTAELLARHGRPPTDRKATNSHD